The nucleotide window cccacCTCCCATAATCGTGTTGACAGCTATTCAGTGTATTCCTCTCCTCTCCTAAGGGGGGACTAAAGTATTTCTTGGGTGACCAGCTGATGTGTTTGCAGAGTGACTGTCCTCTCTGGATAGTGACCTGCCGACACCtgatttgtccttctctgtcctGCCAACTCCACAGTGTGCTTGCCTCCCCACTGCTTGTCTTTTTCAATCCTTTCTAAAGTCTTCACCCCCCAAGCAGCCCCCAAACCGGCACGGACCCATCAAAGAATAGCTAAAATTCCCTGAAATGGCCCCAAGTTGGCCACAAGGGAAAGGGCACTCAAAAGGGGGCGTCGTCTCGGGACAGGGCCCAGAGCAGCCGTGAAGATGCTGCCAGGCACCTCACTGCCCAGTCCCACTTCAGATACACGTGCCACCCTCAGCTCCGAGGGGGTACCCGCTTGGGGCCAGGGTGCCCCTCCAGACCCCCGAAGACCTGACAGCCGGCACCACCGAGGCCAAGCACGGCAATGCCAGACACATGGTCCCTGCAGGGAAAGCCTCGCCTGGAATAAACAGGATGCCAAGATGACCCTGCCTCCACAGGGCACCAGGCCCCACGGTCACCGCAGAGACAGGAGCCAGCCACAAGCAGAGGCCCAAGCCCAGGACCCCGGGAGGCACCGCTCCCTGAGGCTAGGACCGAGGACTGCCCAAAGGTCccacagaggggtgggggtggtgtctTCCCAGAGCTGCCCCCGCCCTTGTGCTCCCACACCTGCAGCCCGCAGCCGCACCCGCTTCATCTATCATCGGGGACCACCCACTAGGACCCACGTCAGCAGGAAGAGGGGCAAGTGGTCCAGGATTGCAGGGGTCCGGCGGAGCCACACCCGGGTGCCAGGTGAATGCAGCCCTGGGCCTGTCCAGTGCCTCCCTGGGGACAGGCACCCCATCCCCAGGGAAGGCATTCCCATCAGGGGCCCACATATAGCCATTCACTGGGAGGGGGGCCAGGAGAAGGCCAGGCACTGGGTGTGGGGTCTGCGCCAGCTGAGCAGGACAGAGGACAGCAGAGCCGGGGTCggaacaggcacagagaggggacacAGCAGCGCTCCACGGTCTGGAGGCACCACCACGAGGGGCAGCCGTAGCAGGCACTGCCCCTGCCTGGCCCAGAACCCAGCCACTGTCCAGGACATGCCTGGGCCCATCTCCCCTGCCTGACATGGGTCACCCATGACATCATTGATACACATTGTGACCCCCACTCTCCTGGGCATGTGCCTGCACCACGTCTCCCCCCAGCTGCAGCCTCACAGCCTAGCTCTCCCCTACACGAAGCCCCCAGCCTGTTGGTAAGCAGGGACCCTGCCCTCTCCAAGGCCGGCCCTGGCTGGTGATGACTCTCCCCTCTTGCCCAAGATAGGCTCAGGCCCACTGGTCAGGACTGAGATGGGCCCAGGCGGCCGGGGGTACTGCCCAGGGGCTACTAGAAATGGGCAGGATGGCCAGATTCACCGTGGGCAcctcccccagccaccccctcGGACCCCGCCCCGTTCATAGGCTGGGCCCACAAAAGACCGATGGGGAGCAGCCAAGAGGAGCAGCCCCTGCACCTTCCAAGCCAGTCGGGCCAAGACGCAGGTGGGCTTGGGGCAGGGTCAGGGCCAGGGGACGGGAGCCCTCCAGCCAGGCCAGAGCCTCtgacacccccccaccaccaccacctgcccATAGACCTCCTGGACGCTGCTGACACCGCCAGGCCTCAGGCCTCTCTCCTGGAGAGGCACCTgccagagggggagaggcagctgCACGGCAGTGGGCAAGGGCCCTACTTCTACATCGGAGGCACCAACGGGGCCTCCATGTGAGTGGGGGCCTCAGGCTGGGCCCTGCTCCACTGCCCTCagggccccacgtcccctccgcTGGCACACCTGCCCACCCCCAGGCTCCCAAGGCCCCCGTGGCCACCGCTGCCCCTGTGCCTCCACAGCATCAGCTCCTACTGCAAGGGCAAGGGCTGGCAGCGCATCGAGGACAGCCGGCGGGAGGACTACAAGCTGAAGTGGTGCGAGGTCAAGTGCAGAGACAGCTACTACAGCTTCCGGGAaggtagcaggggaggggcggcgggaTCCGGCACAGCCTGCAAGAGCCCCCCGGGCCAGAGCGGGGGGGCCGGGTGGTGCCATTGCCCTCCACCCGGGGAGGTGGTGGccacaggggcgggggggggggctgtggtgGCCCCGCAGCCCCGCATGCCAGCCGGGCCTCCACCCGCCAGGCGAACAGCTGCTCTACCAGCTCCCCAACAACAAGCTCCTCACCACCAAGATTGGGCTGCTCAGTGCCCTGAGGGAGTACTCGAGGGTCGTGAGCAGGACCCACAAGACATCGCCGTGTGCCCAGGCCAAGTAAGCCTGCCCCGGCCCTCTGGGACCCGCCACCAACTCACCGCACACCCACGTGTCCTCCCCCGCCACACCCCGTCCCGCGAACCCACCGTCGCCCTCTGCTCAGCGGCACCACCATCCATCGGACGGACGTGCCAGCCGCTGGTCCTGAACACCCTCCGTGGGACCAGCCCGCTCCCCGTTCTGTCTGTTCACCTACATCCAAGCACCCCCAAATACCTGCCGCCCACTCCATCTGCCCACCCCCCGGACCAGGCAGCGATCTGTGCACACACCCACCGCGGTCCACCCACCCTAATGCGTCCCCCAGAACCTCCCACACCCCTgccacctgctcccctccccccacccaccacacaGCCCTGTCTGAGCCGCTGTGGGTCTTCATCCGACTACGGTCCGCTCATCTGCCTGCCCATCCAACCAGCCGTGCACCACCCGCCTCCCCCGTCCGCCCTCCACCAGGCAGGCAGCCCCCCCACTTACCTGGCCATCCGTGACCTCACCATACATCTACGTGTCCAGCCATCCACCTCCGTCCTACCCAGTTCTGCCAACAAATCTAATCGATCGCCTCTAAGCATCTGTCTACCCACCGGACCACctgcccatccacccacctacttCCATCCAAAATCCATTTACCCAACCACCCACCTACCCACACCCACGCCTCCTCACCTCTCCAgacacccatccatccattctccaCACACCACCGAGTGGCCGCTCAGCCCAAGCCCTGTGTCCCCCTGGGGTACAGATCCAGAAAGGACACAACCTCCGCCCTTGAGGAGCTCGCGTGGACCAGCCCAGGATGCTTTGGGCCACAGAGGTAGCAGCATTCAGCCCAGCTGGGAGGAGCCATTCTGCCCTAAATTGAAGGATGGCCTGGTGGTTACAGGGCACCCCAAGCCAGGGGAAGAGGTCTGGACTGGGCCGGGGTGCTCAGGGACCCATGCAGACCATTCACTGCGTGCTGGGCACTGTCCTAGCCTGGGGACACAGCTCTGAACTGTCCACTCACAATGCCTGAGGGGGCGCGGGGAACAgcaaggaggtgggagaggggccagGATGTGAGTGAGGCAGCCTGCAGACCGTAGAGAAGCCAGGTGTGCAAGGACCCCGAAAAGAGTGCTCCTGGCAGAGGCAACCAGCCTTCCAGTGGACCTGTCCCTCCAGCTGCCCCCAGGTCAGACCCCTAGGAAGGCTGGCTTTTCTAGGCTGGCTAGTCTAGGGGGAGGGGACAGCCTTCCCtgtgtcttccccaccccccctgctcCGCCAGAGTCCtgaaaatggaagaatttttCCCAGAGACCTACCGTCTGGACATCAGGGACGAGAGAGaggctttcttcactctcttTGATGGTGAGAGGTCACTGGACGCCAGGCCCGCTCTGGGCAGAGAGGTTCAGGAACGGACCAAGGACCTGGCTCCATTAGGGCAGGGTCAGGCCTGGCGGAGTCGTGGCGGGGGCGTGGTCATGGAGAAGGGTGGAGCCAGGTAGGCGTGGTCTGGGCTGAGGCTGCCGCGATGGGTCAAGGTGAAGGGTCAAGGCCGGACCTTGTGGAGGCGGAGCCTGGTAGGGGGCGGGACCATGGCCGGGAGGGCGGTTGGGGGCGTGGCTGGGCGTGGTCAGAACGGGGCGGGGCCAGCCAGGAGCTCAGGTGGCTCTTCCCACAGAAAATCAGACGTGGATCTGCAAGCCCACGGCCTCCAACCAGGGCAAAGGCATCTTCCTGCTCAGGAACCAGGAGGAAGTCGCCGCCCTGCAAGTCAAGACCCAGAGCATCGAGGACGACCCCATCTACCGCAAGATGCCGTTCCGGGCGCCTCAGGCGCGGGTCGTGCAGAGGTGTTGGGCAAGGGCACCACAAAGGGCGTCGGTCAGGGTGGCGCTGACCCTGGGCCCCGCTGGTGCCTGGGAGCGCGGGCTTGGAAATGGAAAGCTGCGGTGCCCCCAGCTGGGCCTCTGTGTGGCCAGCAGAAGTGGGGGTGTCACATGTCGTCCGGGTTGATAGAgatgccccccacacacacacacagacacaggctcCCGGAcacggggcagggcagagagggctcGGGCAGTTTGCTCCTGCAGCAGGAAGGCCAGCCTCTGttctgtccccagcccagccagccGCGGCCTGCAGGCTGCAGCCAGAGGgaccacccctcccctgctccctgggcCCCTGGGCAGGGTCTTGACTCACAGCCTCACATGGGGAGCTGGATGGGTGGCAATGTGGCCTCACAAAGGTCCCTCTGGACCTCCACATCCACCAGGGTGGCTGCTGCCACAACTACGTTCTCCTGCCCCTTGGGCACCCCAGATCATGCAGTGGGCTGAGATTCAGGGGCCAGACCCTCCCTCCCAATTCCCTGACTTGTTCAGGCTCAGAAATGTCCCCTTAACGATGGACGCTCACTCAGCCAGAAGAGAGGGCCCACAGATCACACCTGGGACAAGTGGTGCTGAGGAACTGGTCTGGGGAGCCAAGGGGACACAGGATAGGCCAGCCATGTGCTCAGCCCCCATGTGTCCCCCAGGTACATCCAGAACCCACTGCTACTGGATGGGAAGAAGTTTGACGTGCGTTCCTACCTGCTCATCGCCTGTGCCATGCCGTACATGGTCTTCTTTGGTCACGGCTATGCCCGCCTCACTCTCAGCCTTTATGACCCCCATTCCAGCGACCTCAGTGGCCACTTGACCAACCAGGTAAGGGCACCCCACAGATGAGGGCCCTCTCTGAAGCTTTGGGACAAGATCATTGCTTGGGACGCAGAGGAGAGTTCAGCTATAGGCGGAAGCTCAGACCCAGAGTTGGCAGGGGCCCAGAGGTGGCCCAGGCCTGGTGGTGATCCCGGGCTGCCCTGCTCGCAGTCGGCACCACCTCTCACCTTCAGCCAGGGAAGGGCATCCTGGTGAAATGACTGATGACTGAGAGCCCTGCGCCCCTGACCCCCAGCTTGGTTCCCTCTAGGTGCGGATGGGGTGTGGGTAGGGGTAGGAAATGAGGTCTCTGAGGACCTCCGTGGAGAGATCCTGTAGGCAGAGGTCTCTACGGAAGGATCTTCGTGAGAGGATCTAGGTGGGGGCCTTCCATGAGGATCTGTGGGAGACTTGACGGTTGAGAGGGTCTCATGGAAGAAAGTGCTGGGGAGGGTCTCAGCAGGCAGTGTCACCGCAGGGTGTCCTGGGGTGGTCAGGACCTCTGTGGACTCACTGGGTAGCTGGGTTAGCGTGAGGCTCTCTTTAGGGGCCTTCAGCAGGGGCAGGGCCTCTGGGTGCTCTGGAGTGGTGGGCTCCAGATGCTGCACTGCCCCCCAGTTCATGCAGAAGAAGAGCCCCCTGTACATGCTGCTCAAGGAGGACACGGTATGGAGCATGGACCACCTCAACCGCTACATCAACGACAAATTCCGGAAGACCAAGGGACTCCCTAGGGACTGGGTCTTTACTACCTTTACGGTCCGTGTGCTTCTTCCCGGTGCCAGCCTGTGGGGAGGGGGTAAGGGTCAAGACCCCTTAGGGCACATGAGGGGTAGGTGCTGGGCACAAGGTGCTCGGAAGTCCCTGAGGGCATGCACCTGCATGGAAGTGTGCCTCACGTGTGTCTACGTGTGTGCTGTGGGTGTGGAGGCTGGCCACTCGGAGGGGCTccagtttctctctgtctctttctctttctctttctctcactgtcgACAATTCACATGACATGaagttcaccattttaaagtgtacacttccgtggtttttagcatattcacaaagTCGCGCAGTTATCACCACCCAATTCCTCAAAAAGAACCCACCATCAGATTCTCATCACCTCCCTCCAGTCCCTGGCACCCACTCATCTACTTTTGTCCCTATGGGTTTCCctgttctgggcatttcataataatggaatcatacaatatgtgcccgtactttattcctttctgtGACTCAACGCTATTTCATGGTAGGGACATACAATTTGCTTTGGTAAACATTTGTCacctgatggacatttgggctgtttccactttctgtCTATTTCGAGTAACGCTGCTGTAAATATTCATGTGCAAGTTTATGCATGAacatattttcagttcttttgggtatatatctagcAATGCTATCGTGAGGTCATATGGTAACTTaggtttaactttctgaggaactaccaaactgttttccacagtggctgcgatatttcacattcccaccagcaatacataaaggttccaatttctccacatccttaccaacacctgttattttttctttttctttttctttcttagtcaTCCAGTGAGTGTGAAGTGgggtctcattgtggttttgattgatgttgagcatcttttcgtatgcttattggccatttgcaggtctgctttagaaaaatttctattcagatCACTTGTCCATTCTTCTTTGTTAGGCTGTAagagctttttatatattctggatactagacccttatcaaatatgtgatttgcaaatatttctcctgttcttgtcttttcactttattgataatgtcctttgtcttgcacaaaattttagattttgatgaagtccaatttgtctatttttttcttttttttttttaatgtttatttatttttgagagagagggagagggagacacagaatctgaagcaggctccaggctctgagctgttagcacaaagcccaacatggggctcgaactcacaaaccatgagctaatgacctgagctgaagtcggacacttaacagactgagccacccaggtgctcctaatttgttatttttaatttggttattCATGCCTTTGATGTCATATATAAGaattcattgccaaatccaaagtcacaaagatttgtacctgtgtgttttcttctaaaagttttatcaTTTAGCTCTCAGGTCACTGCtccattttgaattaacttttgtatggtgtgaggtaggggttcaACTTTATTCTTTCGTGTGTGGAtatccagctttcccagcaccactggTCAAAGAGACCATCCTTGGCAcattgttgaaaatcagttgatcagatatgtatgggtttatttctattcaattctattccattggtggGTGTGTCTGTCCTGATGCTGgtgccacactgttttgattgctgCCACTTCATTCATTCTATGAATGTGTTGCAATACACTACCTGGTTTTCATTTGTAGAAACACTCCTGCATTCCTGGCATAAATCACACCCAGACATGGTATATTATCCTTTAAATATGCTGCTGGATTTAGTTCACTAGTACTTCATTGAGTATTTTTGTGTCTACACACGTAAGCAATACTGGTCTGTAGCACTCTCTTGTATGTTTGTCTGGTTTCggatgtatttctttctcttctatttttggaaagcTTGTGAAGGATTAGTGtaaattctttaaatgtctggaaTAACTCACTAGTGAAGTcacctggtcctgggcttttctttgtggaaaggttTTTTATGACCAACTCAACTTTTACTTGTTATAggttattcatattttctgattcTTACTGCATCAAGCTTGTTAGTTTGTCTTTCTAAGagcttgtccatttctttcaagtTATCTAATTTGCTTAGAATACAACTGTTCATAGTGTTCTACaattataatcctttttataatcattttcatCTCTGTGTAAGGTCTTtcttgattttagtaatttgagtcttctctccattttcttggCCAGTCTAACTAAGAGTTTATCAATTTGGTCCATCTTTTTAATGAACCAGCTTTggggttcatttattttttttctgctgttttctatTCTCTCTTCCATGTGTAgtcactctgatctttatttccttccttctgctttttttttaattttttatttatttttgagagagagagagagagagagagagagagagagagagaaacagcatgagtgggggagggtcagaaagagagggagacacagaacctgaagcaggctccaggctctgggttgtcaatacagagcctgacacggggttcgaacccatgaactgtgagatcatgacctgagctgaagttggacacttaaccgactgagccacccaggtgctcctccttctgcttgttttggatttttatcttctttttctagtttattaagGTTAAAGAGATCTCAATCTTAAGGTTgacttgagatctttcttctggTTTTATATAGGTGTTTACAGccataaatttccctctgagcactgattttactgaatttcataaaattttgtatgttctcttttcatttcatctGTCACTaaagagtgtgttgtttaatttccacatatttgtgaattttccaattttctttctcttgttggtttttaatttcattccattgttgtcagagaacatacttttaTGATTTGAACCCTTTAATAATTCCTGGAACTTGCTTTATGTCCTAACATACTGTCTAccctggagagtgttccatgtgcacttgagaagaatgtacattctgctgtTGTGGATGGAGTATTCTATAGACGTCTCCAACAGGGTTACTTGGTTtgtagtgttgttcaagtcttccaTCTACTTGTTCTTCTAGCTAAATGTTCTATCCATCATTGAAAGTGGGATATTCcagtctccaactattattatTGAATCGTCTGTTTTGCCCTTCAAttctgtttttgcttcatgtatgtTGAGGCTCTGTTGCTaggtgtatgtatgtttataactATTACATCTTCTTGTTCTATCATTATACagtgtcctttcctttctctggtatcaatttttgtcttaaaatctattttctctgataTCAGTATAGCCGTGTCAGCTCTCTGATACTGTTTGCATGATATAtctctttccatcctttcactttcaacctgTGTCTCTgaatctaaagtgagtctcttataaaCAGTATATCAAGGGTTTTTTAATGCATTCTGCCAATCTCTCTAGTTTAATTGgaaagtttaatccatttacatttgatATAACCACTGATAAGGTAGGATTtacatcttatatttttatatttattttttatatgtcatATCTTTTTTGCTTCTCAATTCCTCCATTACTGCCTCATTTagcattaaatacatatttcctaGTGTACAATTTCTAGTGTCatttcttttactatatatttttgaattatctTCTTTGTTGTTTCCCTGAAGATTAATATTAACATCTTAATTTACAACAATTTCGTTTGGATTAATACCAAGCTAATTtcaatagtattaaaaaaaaaaaccctattgtTCCTACATAGTTCTTTACATCCCTTGATGCTGTTATTCTCACAAATTACAGCTCTATATCTAGCAAAACTATTCTTCAAAAAACAAGACTTTAAAAACCAGAAGTTATCACTAGTAGAACTGCCCTATGgtccttcaggctgaaatgaaaggactCTAGACAGTAGCTTGACTTCACAAGAAATAAAGAGCACTCTCATAAAGGTAACTACATAGTTAAATGTAAAAGTccatattaatgtattttttggtaattactttttttctcttatttaaaaaacaactaaataaagcAGTAATTCTAAATCTGTGTTTGATGGGCACACATTAGCATTTGAATGTGtcatcccactgccttctggaatccatggtttctgatgagaagttggCTGTCAATCCTATTAAGCACCCTTGTGACCCATCACTTTTCTCTTGATTTCAatattctctttttgtctttagaaAGTTTGCTTATGGTACGGAGGGAGGATCTCTGAGTTTTTCTGAACTGGAGCTCACTGACCTGCTTGAGTGcgtagacttttttttaaatcaaatttgggaagtttttttaccattatttcttcaactatTTTTCCTGCCTCATACtgccttctccttctgggactcccgTTATGTGTGTTGGCTTGATGGTGTCCTACAAgtctctgtagcttttttttttttcattcccttttttctgttccttggACTAAATGATCTCAACTGACCTATCTTCAACCAACTCAAATCTACTGTTAAGCCCCTCTAgtgaatttcatttttcagttacTATACTTTTAAACTTCCAAATCTCTGTATGTTTCCTTTTATAACTTTGGTCTCTTCACTGATATGCTCTATTTGGTAAGACatcattctcttattttcctttagttctttccAGGTGAGGTCttttggtggggagagggaagcagcagagagatcacaacaaacagCTACAATTCTTTCAAGTCAGGTCCATTCTGCTACCTCTAGTACTGAGAATGCAGACTTTTTTCAAGGCTAGCACTGAGCTGGGAAGTAGAGGATAAAACCAGGTCAAGTTAAAATGCTACAAAGCTTGCTGTTCTTACCAAgattcaagatttttctttcctgtgcagTCCTCAGGTTGCTTcaagcctttggttaatttccagagctcttaaaaagttgattctgatgattttctttgccaagttgttttttttttttttttttggtttttggtttttgttttttgtttgtttgtttgtttgtttgtttgtttgttttttggtggctTCTATGGAGTGGCTTATTTTCAGATGTCCTTCCTCTGCCATTTTTGCTGATATCCTCCTTGCCTCCCTTGAACCCACTCCAGTGAGGCTTCTCTAGTGTGTCACTGAAATACTCATTGAAGTCGGCAGTGACCTCCTTGTTGCCAAACCCAGGGGTCAATTCCCAgtccttttcttctctcatctGTCAGCCAGTTTGGACACAACTGCTCACCCCCTGGTGCTCTACCCCTATGGCTTCCAGGACTTCGCCTGCTCCCTCTTGGCCCCTTGtgctgctcccctgccccccatcctaACTATTGCTCTCTTGAGGTCCAGAGCCCTGCTTTTTATCTGCACCCATTGGGATGAAGTCTCCTAGCTCCACAATTAAACATCTGGCCCTGGTCCTTCTCCTGAGCTGTAGATCCCAGGGCCTGTCCCACCCATCAGCAAGCTCCTAAATATCTCAGACTCCATGGTCCTCCTCTTCTCAACTGATGGGGACTCCATCCTTCCAGAATCTCAGACCAAACCCTTAGGGATAACTATTTCCACAGCTCATAACAAATTCATAAACCAATCAAGTTAGCTCCACCTCAAAATGTGTTCAGAATCCAACCGACCACCTCTACCTGCCCAAGCCACCCGAATTATTCCAACAACTTCCTCATGGCCTCTCCATTTCTCTCAGCATAGCAGCCAGTAGATCCTATTAGGTCATGAATCAGTTGTGCCCCTCCTATGCCCCGCCTT belongs to Felis catus isolate Fca126 chromosome C1, F.catus_Fca126_mat1.0, whole genome shotgun sequence and includes:
- the TTLL10 gene encoding inactive polyglycylase TTLL10 isoform X2 — encoded protein: MKEGGERGVLAEMSPLCRGPTPPAPQREGHKPPGRAKRSLSPGGEGVAPQDEPLCPGAVCFLGPIPHRASSQTARPQPGGTSPSNDVRQGLPSILYRGAASCQSFYLTSSEGVPAWGQGAPPDPRRPDSRHHRGQARQCQTHGPCRESLAWNKQDAKMTLPPQGTRPHGHRRDRSQPQAEAQAQDPGRHRSLRLGPRTAQRSHRGVGVVSSQSCPRPCAPTPAARSRTRFIYHRGPPTRTHVSRKRGKWSRIAGVRRSHTRVPGWAHKRPMGSSQEEQPLHLPSQSGQDADLLDAADTARPQASLLERHLPEGERQLHGSGQGPYFYIGGTNGASIISSYCKGKGWQRIEDSRREDYKLKWCEVKCRDSYYSFREGEQLLYQLPNNKLLTTKIGLLSALREYSRVVSRTHKTSPCAQAKVLKMEEFFPETYRLDIRDEREAFFTLFDENQTWICKPTASNQGKGIFLLRNQEEVAALQVKTQSIEDDPIYRKMPFRAPQARVVQRYIQNPLLLDGKKFDVRSYLLIACAMPYMVFFGHGYARLTLSLYDPHSSDLSGHLTNQFMQKKSPLYMLLKEDTVWSMDHLNRYINDKFRKTKGLPRDWVFTTFTKRMQQIMAHCFQAVKSKLQCKLGYFDLIGCDFLIDENFKVWLLEMNSNPALHTNCEVLKEVIPGVVTETLDLALETFQKSLRGQKMLPLLSQRHFVLLHDGEADLWPRPGGSRGALRPPPPLRAAPRPGARTPAPPRGPGGAHARPRPPGRGPDGGTQSREPGAERPREGAGGPAREPSPGLAEEERKSAGHRGS
- the TTLL10 gene encoding inactive polyglycylase TTLL10 isoform X3 — protein: MKEGGERGVLAEMSPLCRGPTPPAPQREGHKPPGRAKRSLSPGGEGVAPQDEPLCPGAVCFLGPIPHRASSQTARPQPGGTSPSNDVRQGLPSILYRGAASCQSFYLTRESLAWNKQDAKMTLPPQGTRPHGHRRDRSQPQAEAQAQDPGRHRSLRLGPRTAQRSHRGVGVVSSQSCPRPCAPTPAARSRTRFIYHRGPPTRTHVSRKRGKWSRIAGVRRSHTRVPGWAHKRPMGSSQEEQPLHLPSQSGQDADLLDAADTARPQASLLERHLPEGERQLHGSGQGPYFYIGGTNGASIISSYCKGKGWQRIEDSRREDYKLKWCEVKCRDSYYSFREGEQLLYQLPNNKLLTTKIGLLSALREYSRVVSRTHKTSPCAQAKSRKDTTSALEELAWTSPGCFGPQRVLKMEEFFPETYRLDIRDEREAFFTLFDENQTWICKPTASNQGKGIFLLRNQEEVAALQVKTQSIEDDPIYRKMPFRAPQARVVQRYIQNPLLLDGKKFDVRSYLLIACAMPYMVFFGHGYARLTLSLYDPHSSDLSGHLTNQFMQKKSPLYMLLKEDTVWSMDHLNRYINDKFRKTKGLPRDWVFTTFTKRMQQIMAHCFQAVKSKLQCKLGYFDLIGCDFLIDENFKVWLLEMNSNPALHTNCEVLKEVIPGVVTETLDLALETFQKSLRGQKMLPLLSQRHFVLLHDGEADLWPRPGGSRGALRPPPPLRAAPRPGARTPAPPRGPGGAHARPRPPGRGPDGGTQSREPGAERPREGAGGPAREPSPGLAEEERKSAGHRGS
- the TTLL10 gene encoding inactive polyglycylase TTLL10 isoform X6 — encoded protein: MSPTHLAAKDPVRQGLPSILYRGAASCQSFYLTRESLAWNKQDAKMTLPPQGTRPHGHRRDRSQPQAEAQAQDPGRHRSLRLGPRTAQRSHRGVGVVSSQSCPRPCAPTPAARSRTRFIYHRGPPTRTHVSRKRGKWSRIAGVRRSHTRVPGWAHKRPMGSSQEEQPLHLPSQSGQDADLLDAADTARPQASLLERHLPEGERQLHGSGQGPYFYIGGTNGASIISSYCKGKGWQRIEDSRREDYKLKWCEVKCRDSYYSFREGEQLLYQLPNNKLLTTKIGLLSALREYSRVVSRTHKTSPCAQAKSRKDTTSALEELAWTSPGCFGPQRVLKMEEFFPETYRLDIRDEREAFFTLFDENQTWICKPTASNQGKGIFLLRNQEEVAALQVKTQSIEDDPIYRKMPFRAPQARVVQRYIQNPLLLDGKKFDVRSYLLIACAMPYMVFFGHGYARLTLSLYDPHSSDLSGHLTNQFMQKKSPLYMLLKEDTVWSMDHLNRYINDKFRKTKGLPRDWVFTTFTKRMQQIMAHCFQAVKSKLQCKLGYFDLIGCDFLIDENFKVWLLEMNSNPALHTNCEVLKEVIPGVVTETLDLALETFQKSLRGQKMLPLLSQRHFVLLHDGEADLWPRPGGSRGALRPPPPLRAAPRPGARTPAPPRGPGGAHARPRPPGRGPDGGTQSREPGAERPREGAGGPAREPSPGLAEEERKSAGHRGS
- the TTLL10 gene encoding inactive polyglycylase TTLL10 isoform X9; its protein translation is MRGCGSPGPAFHPLPGCRFLPVFLPDQGTRPHGHRRDRSQPQAEAQAQDPGRHRSLRLGPRTAQRTHVSRKRGKWSRIAGVRRSHTRVPGWAHKRPMGSSQEEQPLHLPSQSGQDADLLDAADTARPQASLLERHLPEGERQLHGSGQGPYFYIGGTNGASIISSYCKGKGWQRIEDSRREDYKLKWCEVKCRDSYYSFREGEQLLYQLPNNKLLTTKIGLLSALREYSRVVSRTHKTSPCAQAKSRKDTTSALEELAWTSPGCFGPQRVLKMEEFFPETYRLDIRDEREAFFTLFDENQTWICKPTASNQGKGIFLLRNQEEVAALQVKTQSIEDDPIYRKMPFRAPQARVVQRYIQNPLLLDGKKFDVRSYLLIACAMPYMVFFGHGYARLTLSLYDPHSSDLSGHLTNQFMQKKSPLYMLLKEDTVWSMDHLNRYINDKFRKTKGLPRDWVFTTFTKRMQQIMAHCFQAVKSKLQCKLGYFDLIGCDFLIDENFKVWLLEMNSNPALHTNCEVLKEVIPGVVTETLDLALETFQKSLRGQKMLPLLSQRHFVLLHDGEADLWPRPGGSRGALRPPPPLRAAPRPGARTPAPPRGPGGAHARPRPPGRGPDGGTQSREPGAERPREGAGGPAREPSPGLAEEERKSAGHRGS
- the TTLL10 gene encoding inactive polyglycylase TTLL10 isoform X7, translating into MRGCGSPGPAFHPLPGCRFLPVFLPDQGTRPHGHRRDRSQPQAEAQAQDPGRHRSLRLGPRTAQRSHRGVGVVSSQSCPRPCAPTPAARSRTRFIYHRGPPTRTHVSRKRGKWSRIAGVRRSHTRVPGWAHKRPMGSSQEEQPLHLPSQSGQDADLLDAADTARPQASLLERHLPEGERQLHGSGQGPYFYIGGTNGASIISSYCKGKGWQRIEDSRREDYKLKWCEVKCRDSYYSFREGEQLLYQLPNNKLLTTKIGLLSALREYSRVVSRTHKTSPCAQAKSRKDTTSALEELAWTSPGCFGPQRVLKMEEFFPETYRLDIRDEREAFFTLFDENQTWICKPTASNQGKGIFLLRNQEEVAALQVKTQSIEDDPIYRKMPFRAPQARVVQRYIQNPLLLDGKKFDVRSYLLIACAMPYMVFFGHGYARLTLSLYDPHSSDLSGHLTNQFMQKKSPLYMLLKEDTVWSMDHLNRYINDKFRKTKGLPRDWVFTTFTKRMQQIMAHCFQAVKSKLQCKLGYFDLIGCDFLIDENFKVWLLEMNSNPALHTNCEVLKEVIPGVVTETLDLALETFQKSLRGQKMLPLLSQRHFVLLHDGEADLWPRPGGSRGALRPPPPLRAAPRPGARTPAPPRGPGGAHARPRPPGRGPDGGTQSREPGAERPREGAGGPAREPSPGLAEEERKSAGHRGS